One stretch of Nocardioides perillae DNA includes these proteins:
- a CDS encoding MerR family transcriptional regulator has translation MTPPPPTATRVAAHVAVYAISVAAEMAETPVQNLRVYERKGLVSPSRTAGGTRLYNPADVERVQRIRALLDAGLNLAGIAAVLELEEEVAALRQEVRRLRARR, from the coding sequence GTGACCCCGCCGCCTCCCACCGCCACCCGGGTCGCCGCCCACGTCGCGGTCTACGCGATCTCGGTCGCCGCCGAGATGGCCGAGACGCCGGTGCAGAACCTCCGCGTCTACGAGCGCAAGGGCCTGGTCTCCCCGAGCCGCACCGCCGGCGGCACCCGCCTCTACAACCCCGCCGACGTCGAGCGGGTGCAGCGCATCCGCGCCCTCCTCGACGCCGGCTTGAACCTCGCCGGCATCGCCGCCGTGCTCGAGCTGGAGGAGGAGGTCGCCGCCCTGCGCCAGGAGGTACGCCGCCTCCGCGCGCGACGCTGA
- a CDS encoding Hsp20/alpha crystallin family protein — MIRTADPFREFDRLAQQLMGTTNRPAVMPMDAWREGDRFVLEFDLPGVAPESIDLDVERNVLTVRAERVARNGDWEMLASERPRGAFSRQLVLGDNLDLEHIEAAYRDGVLRLHVPVAERAKPRKIEVQHLGSSEHEEERTAIES; from the coding sequence CTGATCCGCACCGCTGACCCGTTCCGCGAGTTCGACCGGCTCGCCCAGCAGCTCATGGGCACCACCAACCGCCCGGCCGTCATGCCGATGGACGCCTGGCGCGAGGGGGACCGGTTCGTGCTCGAGTTCGACCTGCCGGGTGTCGCGCCGGAGTCGATCGACCTCGACGTCGAGCGCAACGTGCTGACCGTCCGCGCCGAGCGCGTCGCGCGCAACGGTGACTGGGAGATGCTCGCCAGCGAGCGCCCGCGCGGCGCCTTCAGCCGCCAGCTCGTGCTCGGCGACAACCTGGACCTCGAGCACATCGAGGCGGCCTACCGCGACGGCGTCCTGCGGCTGCACGTGCCGGTCGCCGAGCGGGCGAAGCCGCGCAAGATCGAGGTGCAGCACCTCGGCTCCAGCGAGCACGAGGAGGAGCGCACCGCGATCGAGAGCTGA
- a CDS encoding YeeE/YedE thiosulfate transporter family protein, whose translation MSSPTASVRTLPERITRRDADPVPPPAPPAQKGVAAVGVAIAAVLVAVTLTSQGWREAALLLLGTGLGFALFHARFGFTSAWRQLVAVGQGKALRAHTVLLGATAILFAPFLAAGVSPTGVDVSGYVSPLGIGLVFGAVVFGLGMQIGGACASGTLYAVGSGHTSILLTLFGFVVGATVGAAHLGWWQGLPGTQDPVSFAEVFGGHAGGLAVTLALLGLVVAATYVVGKRRNPPPVAPVATAGGVARVLRGSWPLWVGALALAVLNLGVLLVSGSPWGVTTAFALWGSKAAGALGIAEPATWDFWASRSATLEGSVLAETTSLTNFGIMVGALIASALAGAFTLHRRIPLKLAAGAIIGGILMGYGARLAYGCNIGAYLGGISSQSLHGWVWGLAALAGTWFGIRLRPFFGLSRPVSSDSVC comes from the coding sequence GTGAGCAGCCCCACCGCCTCCGTCCGCACCCTCCCCGAGCGGATCACCCGTCGCGACGCCGACCCGGTCCCGCCGCCCGCCCCGCCGGCGCAGAAGGGCGTCGCCGCCGTCGGCGTCGCGATCGCCGCGGTCCTGGTCGCGGTCACCCTGACCTCGCAGGGCTGGCGGGAGGCCGCGCTGCTCCTGCTCGGCACGGGCCTCGGCTTCGCGCTCTTCCACGCCCGCTTCGGCTTCACCTCCGCGTGGCGCCAGCTCGTCGCGGTCGGCCAGGGCAAGGCCCTGCGCGCCCACACCGTGCTGCTCGGCGCGACCGCGATCCTCTTCGCGCCGTTCCTCGCCGCGGGTGTGAGCCCCACCGGCGTCGACGTGTCGGGCTATGTCTCCCCGCTCGGCATCGGCCTGGTCTTCGGCGCGGTCGTCTTCGGCCTCGGCATGCAGATCGGCGGCGCCTGCGCCTCCGGCACGCTCTACGCCGTGGGCTCGGGCCACACCTCGATCCTGCTGACGCTCTTCGGCTTCGTCGTAGGCGCGACGGTCGGCGCCGCCCACCTCGGCTGGTGGCAGGGCCTGCCGGGCACCCAGGACCCGGTGTCGTTCGCTGAGGTCTTCGGCGGCCACGCGGGCGGCCTCGCGGTGACCCTGGCGCTGCTCGGCCTCGTCGTCGCCGCGACGTACGTCGTGGGCAAGCGCCGCAACCCGCCGCCGGTCGCCCCGGTGGCCACCGCCGGCGGGGTGGCCCGGGTGCTGCGCGGCTCCTGGCCGCTGTGGGTCGGCGCGCTCGCGCTGGCCGTGCTCAACCTCGGCGTCCTGCTGGTCTCGGGCTCGCCGTGGGGCGTGACGACCGCGTTCGCGCTGTGGGGCTCGAAGGCCGCCGGCGCGCTCGGGATCGCCGAGCCCGCGACGTGGGACTTCTGGGCCAGCCGCTCGGCGACGCTCGAGGGCTCGGTGCTCGCCGAGACCACCAGCCTGACCAACTTCGGCATCATGGTCGGCGCGCTGATCGCCTCGGCGCTGGCCGGCGCGTTCACGCTGCACCGCCGCATCCCGCTCAAGCTCGCCGCGGGCGCGATCATCGGCGGCATCCTCATGGGCTACGGCGCGCGCCTGGCCTACGGCTGCAACATCGGCGCCTACCTCGGCGGCATCAGCTCGCAGAGCCTGCACGGCTGGGTCTGGGGCCTCGCGGCGCTGGCAGGCACCTGGTTCGGCATCCGGCTGCGCCCGTTCTTCGGCCTCTCGCGCCCGGTGAGCAGCGACAGCGTCTGCTGA
- a CDS encoding HNH endonuclease signature motif containing protein gives MAIRSGTTSHHPVCDALTEASETVTRVVGSPTWSMTETDLGEALVAIAALEAQVAALRLRVTAQAVEDGAGGTTGATSTAAWAASHTRRTRPDCFRDARVAATLAEPRHRAVADALADGRVHLDQARAITAAVDALPTDRVDARVRAEAATFLLDCAAVHDALELRALGRKVLEVVAPDVADEVERERLEREEREARRAATLTMSDDGHGTTRGRFAIPTEHGDRLRTLLDAIAAPKHQRARRATEDGGAGCGSGAESGAEPGAVSGVGSGVGSQPESGAGVAAGGERPSMPLRRGQALCELIERYLVKDLPRAGGLPATVTVTMSLETLMGGLGVATLSTGTRISAGRARMLACESGIAPVVLGGRCEVLDLGRTQRLFSPAQRRALEIEQGGCTAAGCDWPPGMCHAHHDIPWSRGGPTDKANGRLLCPRHHARIHDPAYDTVSHPDGSVTFQRRC, from the coding sequence ATGGCCATCCGGAGCGGGACGACGTCGCACCACCCGGTGTGCGACGCGCTCACGGAGGCCTCCGAGACCGTCACCCGGGTCGTGGGCTCGCCGACCTGGTCGATGACGGAGACCGACCTCGGCGAGGCGCTGGTCGCCATCGCCGCGCTCGAGGCGCAGGTCGCGGCCCTGCGGCTGCGGGTGACCGCGCAGGCGGTCGAGGACGGCGCCGGTGGCACCACGGGTGCGACGTCGACGGCCGCCTGGGCCGCGTCGCACACCCGCCGCACGCGACCCGACTGCTTCCGCGACGCGCGGGTGGCCGCGACGCTCGCCGAGCCGCGTCACCGGGCGGTGGCCGACGCGCTTGCCGACGGGCGGGTGCACCTCGACCAGGCGCGGGCCATCACCGCCGCGGTCGACGCCCTGCCGACCGACCGGGTCGACGCCCGCGTGCGGGCCGAGGCCGCGACGTTCCTGCTCGACTGCGCGGCCGTCCACGACGCGCTCGAGCTGCGCGCCCTCGGTCGCAAGGTGCTCGAGGTCGTCGCCCCCGACGTCGCCGACGAGGTGGAGCGCGAGCGGCTCGAGCGGGAGGAGCGCGAGGCGCGGCGGGCAGCGACGCTGACCATGAGCGACGACGGCCACGGCACGACCCGGGGTCGCTTCGCGATCCCCACCGAGCACGGCGACCGGCTGCGCACGCTCCTCGACGCGATCGCGGCGCCGAAGCACCAGCGGGCGCGCCGGGCGACGGAGGACGGCGGTGCGGGCTGCGGCTCGGGCGCGGAGTCGGGTGCGGAGCCGGGTGCGGTGTCGGGTGTCGGCTCGGGCGTCGGTTCGCAGCCCGAGTCCGGCGCAGGGGTGGCGGCCGGTGGAGAGCGGCCGTCGATGCCGCTGCGCCGCGGCCAGGCGCTGTGCGAGCTGATCGAGCGCTACCTGGTGAAGGACCTCCCCCGCGCCGGCGGACTGCCCGCCACCGTGACGGTCACGATGTCGCTCGAGACACTGATGGGCGGGCTCGGGGTCGCGACGCTGAGCACCGGCACGCGCATCAGCGCCGGGCGGGCCCGGATGCTCGCCTGCGAGTCCGGCATCGCGCCGGTCGTGCTGGGCGGACGCTGCGAGGTGCTGGACCTGGGTCGCACACAGCGGCTCTTCTCCCCCGCACAGCGCCGCGCCCTCGAGATCGAGCAGGGCGGTTGCACCGCCGCCGGCTGCGACTGGCCACCCGGGATGTGCCACGCGCACCACGACATCCCGTGGAGCAGAGGCGGGCCGACCGACAAGGCCAACGGCCGGTTGCTGTGTCCCCGGCACCACGCCCGCATCCACGACCCGGCCTACGACACGGTCTCGCACCCCGACGGCAGCGTGACGTTCCAGCGGCGGTGCTGA
- a CDS encoding DUF4333 domain-containing protein: MRRAPVVPSALSSALLAVALVGCGGAPPSVEQEELEQRVLEHVESETGVLPDEATCPAQLRGEVGNQTECLIAIEDVVDVSVEVEVVEVTGDSPDDVELGFEVADLEDLPPTE, from the coding sequence GTGCGCCGTGCACCAGTCGTCCCGTCCGCCCTCTCCTCGGCCCTGCTCGCCGTCGCCCTCGTCGGCTGCGGCGGCGCCCCGCCGAGCGTCGAGCAGGAGGAGCTGGAGCAGCGGGTGCTCGAGCACGTCGAGTCCGAGACGGGCGTGCTCCCCGACGAGGCGACCTGCCCCGCCCAGCTGCGCGGCGAGGTCGGCAACCAGACCGAGTGCCTCATCGCGATCGAGGACGTCGTGGACGTCTCGGTCGAGGTGGAGGTCGTCGAGGTGACCGGCGACAGCCCCGACGACGTCGAGCTCGGCTTCGAGGTCGCCGACCTCGAGGACCTCCCGCCCACCGAGTAG
- a CDS encoding DUF4395 domain-containing protein produces the protein MSTTSAPRVAAQASAQVDPRGQRFAASLTVVVLAVVLLTAPSGLATGLLAAQAALFATAVALGVQRTPVAWLYRTVVRPRFGPPAETEDAAPPRFAQAVGLAFAAVGLVGFLTGATALGLVATAFALAAALLNAAFGFCLGCEMYLLLKRATA, from the coding sequence ATGTCCACCACGTCCGCGCCACGCGTCGCCGCCCAGGCGAGCGCGCAGGTCGACCCCCGCGGCCAGCGGTTCGCCGCGTCGCTGACGGTCGTCGTGCTCGCCGTCGTGCTGCTGACGGCCCCCAGCGGCCTCGCGACGGGCCTGCTGGCCGCGCAGGCGGCCCTCTTCGCCACCGCGGTGGCGCTCGGCGTGCAGCGCACCCCGGTCGCCTGGCTCTACCGCACCGTGGTGCGCCCCCGCTTCGGCCCGCCGGCCGAGACCGAGGACGCCGCGCCCCCGCGCTTCGCCCAGGCCGTCGGCCTGGCCTTCGCGGCGGTCGGCCTCGTCGGCTTCCTGACCGGCGCCACGGCGCTCGGCCTGGTCGCCACGGCCTTCGCCCTGGCCGCCGCCCTGCTCAACGCCGCCTTCGGCTTCTGCCTGGGCTGCGAGATGTACCTCCTGCTCAAGCGTGCCACCGCCTGA
- a CDS encoding thioredoxin domain-containing protein — protein sequence MTPGALILLATVALALAFGAWRRFSDGRFRPNTLVEQGRQANPLIEQGRQARVETEQARQPTPLVEQARQGRVETPATPPPTSLLADTPYDAQRGERATLLQFSSAFCAPCRATRRVLGDIAEVVPGVTHVEVDAEQQLELVRRLGVLRTPTTVVLDRHGREVTRAAGAPRKEQVLTALAEAGLQ from the coding sequence GTGACCCCCGGCGCCTTGATCCTCCTCGCCACCGTCGCCCTGGCCCTCGCCTTCGGCGCCTGGCGACGCTTCAGCGACGGCCGCTTCCGCCCGAACACGTTGGTCGAGCAGGGCCGCCAGGCGAACCCGCTGATCGAGCAGGGCCGCCAGGCCCGTGTCGAGACCGAGCAGGCCCGCCAGCCCACCCCGCTGGTCGAGCAGGCCCGCCAGGGCCGTGTCGAGACCCCCGCAACCCCACCGCCGACCTCCCTCCTCGCTGACACCCCGTACGACGCCCAGCGCGGCGAGCGCGCCACCTTGCTGCAGTTCTCGAGCGCCTTCTGCGCCCCCTGCCGCGCGACCCGCCGAGTGCTGGGCGACATCGCCGAGGTGGTCCCCGGCGTGACCCACGTCGAGGTCGACGCCGAGCAGCAGCTCGAGCTGGTCCGCCGGCTCGGCGTCCTGCGCACGCCGACCACCGTCGTGCTCGACCGGCACGGCCGCGAGGTCACGCGGGCGGCAGGCGCGCCGCGCAAGGAGCAGGTGCTGACCGCCCTCGCCGAGGCCGGCCTCCAGTGA
- a CDS encoding MoaD/ThiS family protein, producing the protein MSQTITLRYWAAAKAAAGTDADEVAVDGPVTLSRLLLEARRLHPEGRLPGVLEVCSVLVEDRPVASDDPAEVLVQPGETVQFLPPFAGG; encoded by the coding sequence GTGAGCCAGACCATCACCCTGCGCTACTGGGCCGCCGCCAAGGCCGCGGCCGGCACCGACGCCGACGAGGTCGCCGTCGACGGGCCCGTCACCTTGTCGCGGCTGCTGCTCGAGGCCCGTCGGCTGCACCCGGAGGGTCGCCTGCCGGGGGTGCTCGAGGTCTGCTCGGTGCTCGTGGAGGACCGTCCCGTCGCCTCCGACGACCCCGCCGAGGTGCTCGTGCAGCCGGGGGAGACGGTGCAGTTCCTGCCGCCCTTCGCCGGCGGCTGA
- a CDS encoding mechanosensitive ion channel family protein: MDIGASFRNATDSFFAFLPNLLGFAVILLVGFIIAKVVQAALRTVFQKAGLDRHLHESSAHQYVERVMPGASPSNGIARVVFWLVFAFFAVAAIGALKIAAVTAFMNQVLAYLPNVIVAIVIFVVAAAIAGAVAGGVAKVMGDTPTGKVVATVVPAIVMVIAFFMILDQLRIAEDIVRIAFAAIMFSLALGLALAFGLGGREVAASMLRDAQSKGREAKEQAKRDAQTGRERAEQQVPSQSGGSHDTPSYSTSGSTAGYGSTGGTGAGYGTTPGTSTGYDSGYDPNATQPVIPPER; the protein is encoded by the coding sequence ATGGACATCGGAGCAAGCTTCCGGAACGCGACGGACTCGTTCTTCGCCTTCCTGCCCAACCTGCTCGGCTTCGCAGTCATCCTGCTGGTCGGCTTCATCATCGCGAAGGTCGTGCAGGCAGCGCTGCGCACGGTCTTCCAGAAGGCCGGCCTCGACCGGCACCTGCACGAGTCGTCAGCACACCAATACGTCGAGCGCGTGATGCCCGGCGCGAGCCCGAGCAACGGCATCGCCCGCGTCGTCTTCTGGCTCGTCTTCGCCTTCTTCGCCGTCGCCGCGATCGGCGCTCTGAAGATCGCCGCCGTCACCGCCTTCATGAACCAGGTGCTGGCCTACCTGCCCAACGTGATCGTCGCGATCGTCATCTTCGTGGTCGCCGCCGCCATCGCCGGCGCGGTCGCCGGTGGCGTCGCCAAGGTCATGGGCGACACCCCGACCGGCAAGGTCGTCGCGACCGTCGTGCCGGCGATCGTCATGGTCATCGCCTTCTTCATGATCCTCGACCAGCTCCGCATCGCCGAGGACATCGTGCGCATCGCCTTCGCCGCGATCATGTTCTCCCTGGCTCTCGGCCTGGCCCTCGCCTTCGGCCTGGGCGGCCGTGAGGTCGCCGCCTCGATGCTGCGCGACGCGCAGTCGAAGGGCCGCGAGGCCAAGGAGCAGGCCAAGCGCGACGCGCAGACCGGTCGCGAGCGTGCCGAGCAGCAGGTCCCGAGCCAGTCGGGCGGCTCGCACGACACCCCGTCGTACTCCACCTCGGGCTCGACCGCCGGCTACGGCTCGACGGGCGGCACGGGTGCCGGCTACGGCACCACGCCGGGCACGTCGACGGGCTACGACAGCGGCTACGACCCCAACGCCACCCAGCCGGTCATCCCGCCGGAGCGGTGA
- a CDS encoding response regulator transcription factor → MSQLLLLTSALQPSAEVLPGLSLLGHSVKVLPAEGSALLEAPAADLVLVDGRQELALARDLCRLMRTTGTDAPVLLVVTEGGLSVVAVDWGMDDVVLHTCGPAELEARIRLAIGRLAAEREAADPESHVIRSGEVVVDDATYTAKLGGRALDLTFKEFELLKHLAQHPGRVFTRQQLLQEVWGYDYFGGTRTVDVHVRRLRAKLGPEHETLIGTVRNVGYRFVLPAQERERSEAADAPDAEREDA, encoded by the coding sequence ATGAGCCAGCTGCTGCTGCTCACCAGCGCCTTGCAGCCCTCCGCCGAGGTGCTGCCCGGCCTGTCCCTCCTGGGCCACAGCGTGAAGGTGCTGCCCGCCGAGGGCAGCGCGCTGCTCGAGGCCCCCGCCGCCGACCTCGTGCTCGTCGACGGTCGCCAAGAGCTCGCGCTCGCCCGCGACCTGTGCCGGCTGATGCGCACGACGGGCACCGACGCGCCCGTGCTGCTCGTCGTCACCGAGGGCGGGCTGTCGGTCGTCGCCGTCGACTGGGGCATGGACGACGTGGTGCTCCACACCTGCGGCCCCGCCGAGCTCGAGGCGCGGATCAGGCTGGCGATCGGCCGGCTCGCCGCCGAGCGCGAGGCCGCCGATCCCGAGTCCCACGTGATCCGCTCGGGCGAGGTCGTGGTCGACGACGCGACCTACACCGCGAAGCTCGGCGGGCGCGCGCTCGACCTGACCTTCAAGGAGTTCGAGCTGCTCAAGCACCTCGCGCAGCACCCGGGCCGGGTCTTCACCCGCCAGCAGCTGCTGCAGGAGGTCTGGGGCTACGACTACTTCGGCGGCACCCGCACCGTCGACGTGCACGTGCGGCGGCTGCGCGCCAAGCTCGGCCCCGAGCACGAGACGCTCATCGGCACCGTGCGCAACGTGGGCTACCGCTTCGTGCTGCCGGCGCAGGAGCGCGAGCGCTCGGAGGCGGCCGACGCGCCGGACGCCGAGCGCGAGGACGCCTGA